A portion of the Wenzhouxiangella sp. XN24 genome contains these proteins:
- a CDS encoding exopolysaccharide biosynthesis protein, whose translation MSDEVDSLAELLQRIRDIDSQEDPVQLRVVLERVGRRSFGPVILMAGLVTMAPLVGDVPGVPTLMALLVLLTAGQLLVGRQEFWLPGLLLRRSVARARLQRVLERLDRPAAWLDRWFSPRLEAVSAGRGIYLIAVACILVALVVPLLEAIPFSANIAATAWIAFGLAMVFRDGYAALFALFVTFGLFGWVAVEGLQRFT comes from the coding sequence ATGAGTGACGAGGTCGACAGCCTGGCGGAATTGTTACAGCGAATCCGCGATATCGATAGCCAGGAGGATCCGGTGCAACTTCGCGTCGTGCTCGAGCGGGTGGGGCGACGCTCATTCGGCCCGGTGATCCTGATGGCGGGCCTGGTGACCATGGCGCCGCTGGTCGGCGATGTGCCGGGCGTGCCAACGCTGATGGCGTTACTCGTCCTGCTGACGGCCGGACAGCTGCTGGTCGGCCGCCAGGAGTTCTGGCTGCCGGGACTGCTGTTGCGGCGCTCGGTCGCGCGCGCCCGCTTACAGCGAGTCCTGGAACGGCTCGACCGGCCGGCCGCGTGGCTGGATCGGTGGTTCAGCCCGCGATTGGAGGCGGTAAGCGCGGGACGGGGCATTTACCTGATCGCGGTGGCCTGCATTCTCGTCGCCCTCGTCGTACCTTTGCTGGAAGCGATTCCATTCAGCGCCAACATCGCTGCGACCGCATGGATCGCCTTCGGCCTGGCCATGGTATTTCGCGACGGCTATGCCGCGCTGTTCGCCCTGTTCGTCACCTTCGGCCTGTTCGGCTGGGTCGCCGTCGAAGGCCTGCAGCGATTCACGTGA
- a CDS encoding DUF883 family protein: MATNSNELQELKSELASLKSDMADIGETLAKLARSSANEGRERVKEAASHSRDQARQTLGAFEKEVEERPMTSLAVALGMGFILGKLIDR; the protein is encoded by the coding sequence ATGGCCACGAACAGCAACGAACTCCAGGAACTCAAGTCGGAACTCGCCAGTCTCAAGTCGGACATGGCGGATATCGGCGAAACCCTGGCGAAGCTTGCCCGGTCGTCGGCAAACGAAGGCCGCGAACGCGTCAAGGAAGCCGCCAGCCACTCGCGGGACCAGGCCAGGCAGACACTCGGCGCTTTTGAGAAAGAGGTCGAGGAACGCCCCATGACGAGCCTCGCGGTAGCCCTCGGCATGGGTTTTATTCTCGGCAAGCTCATCGATCGCTGA
- a CDS encoding ATP-binding protein — MQHHSSIAADPAALSADPEAVSADPARVFRRMVMAGTAWTLLMLVALGWAWYDQRQRTMELAEHEARTHFKKDQAFRLWATRHGGVFVPVDERTQPNPYLAHLPDRDTVTDAGLEMTLMNPAYMVRQMMEEFDELYGVRGGITSLDPLNPHNAPDAWERRALLQFEQGVEEVAELDHSENEQRLRLMQPMVTTDGCLKCHAHQGYQVGDIRGGVGVSVSLAPYLAVQEQTMRQWSLSLGGLWTVGLFGVGFLARKDLKHASDERAFTHQLMDREHSLREAQQIARLGNWQIDLCADRVTCSGELSRVLGVEAAETEDGYAGFLELFPVACRTQLERGFDRLMAGSASMDLQLELASDQDQPRWIQLHGEAVNDGTGRPTLLRGTAQDITRLKKIEHELLRERVLLEERVASRTRELVEAKEAAEAANQAKSLFLANMSHEIRTPLNAILGMAYLVRHSHDRTRHDEYFDNLDNAANHLLGIIDGVLDLSRIEAGKYQLDETVFHLDELMRNVEAMVRDKATARGIELAVAPLPQLGELLGDPTRIQQALLNYIVNAVKFTDAGRITVAVHRVEEHVEDVMLRFEVTDTGIGVDPERLPHLFDAFEQADNSMTRKYGGTGLGLAITRKLATLMGGTAGATSEPGVGSCFWFTLRLAKVAQSRRLQA, encoded by the coding sequence GTGCAACACCATTCGTCAATAGCAGCCGATCCTGCGGCTCTCTCCGCCGACCCGGAGGCCGTCTCCGCCGATCCCGCTCGCGTGTTCCGTCGCATGGTGATGGCCGGCACGGCCTGGACGCTGCTGATGCTGGTCGCGCTGGGCTGGGCGTGGTACGACCAGCGCCAGCGGACCATGGAACTGGCGGAGCACGAAGCCCGGACCCATTTCAAGAAGGACCAGGCCTTCCGTCTCTGGGCCACCCGCCACGGGGGCGTATTCGTGCCGGTCGATGAACGCACGCAACCGAATCCATATCTTGCGCATCTCCCGGACCGGGACACGGTCACGGACGCGGGTCTCGAGATGACGCTGATGAATCCCGCTTACATGGTTCGCCAGATGATGGAGGAGTTCGACGAACTCTATGGCGTGCGAGGCGGTATCACCAGCCTCGATCCGTTGAATCCGCATAACGCCCCGGATGCATGGGAACGCCGCGCGCTGTTGCAGTTCGAACAGGGCGTCGAGGAAGTCGCCGAGCTCGATCACTCGGAAAACGAGCAGCGGCTGCGCCTGATGCAACCGATGGTGACCACGGATGGCTGCCTGAAGTGCCACGCCCACCAGGGTTACCAGGTGGGCGACATACGCGGCGGCGTCGGCGTGTCGGTGTCCCTTGCGCCCTATCTCGCGGTCCAGGAACAGACGATGCGGCAATGGAGCTTGAGCCTTGGCGGACTCTGGACGGTCGGGCTCTTCGGAGTCGGTTTCCTGGCCCGCAAAGACCTGAAGCATGCGAGCGACGAACGCGCCTTCACCCACCAGTTGATGGACCGCGAGCATTCGCTTCGGGAGGCGCAGCAGATTGCTCGTCTCGGTAACTGGCAGATCGACCTGTGCGCCGACCGGGTGACGTGCTCAGGCGAGCTCAGCCGGGTTCTCGGGGTCGAAGCGGCTGAGACCGAAGACGGCTATGCCGGATTCCTGGAGTTGTTTCCCGTCGCATGCAGGACGCAGCTCGAGCGCGGGTTCGACAGACTGATGGCCGGCAGCGCATCCATGGATCTCCAACTGGAGCTGGCGTCGGACCAGGACCAGCCGCGATGGATCCAGCTGCACGGCGAGGCCGTAAACGACGGCACAGGCCGACCGACGCTGTTGCGCGGCACCGCCCAGGACATCACCAGGCTGAAAAAAATCGAACACGAGTTGCTACGGGAAAGGGTGCTGCTCGAAGAGCGCGTCGCGAGTCGCACTCGTGAACTGGTCGAGGCAAAGGAAGCGGCCGAAGCAGCCAACCAGGCCAAGAGCCTGTTCCTGGCGAATATGAGCCACGAGATCCGGACTCCTTTGAATGCAATCCTCGGCATGGCCTACCTGGTGCGTCACAGCCACGATCGCACCCGGCATGACGAGTACTTCGACAACCTGGATAACGCAGCCAATCACCTGCTGGGCATCATCGACGGTGTCCTGGACCTGTCCCGCATCGAGGCCGGCAAGTACCAGCTGGATGAAACCGTGTTCCATCTCGACGAGTTGATGCGCAACGTCGAGGCCATGGTCCGAGACAAGGCGACAGCCAGGGGGATCGAACTCGCGGTGGCGCCATTGCCACAACTCGGCGAGTTGCTAGGCGATCCGACGCGTATCCAGCAGGCTCTGCTGAACTATATCGTCAATGCCGTCAAGTTCACCGATGCGGGCCGGATCACGGTCGCGGTACACCGGGTCGAGGAACATGTTGAGGACGTGATGCTTCGCTTCGAGGTTACCGACACGGGGATCGGCGTGGACCCGGAGCGCCTGCCGCACCTGTTTGATGCATTCGAGCAGGCGGACAATTCGATGACCAGGAAATATGGCGGCACGGGGCTCGGTCTGGCCATCACCCGCAAGCTGGCCACCCTGATGGGCGGAACGGCCGGGGCCACGAGCGAACCGGGCGTCGGGAGCTGCTTCTGGTTCACGCTGCGGCTGGCGAAAGTGGCGCAGTCCCGACGCCTGCAGGCATGA
- a CDS encoding sodium:calcium antiporter, with protein MPSLIESLPLPWIFMLFVLSGAVIAVMGTWLAGLVDQLADRTRLGEAITGGILLGATTSLPDIIVSVSAAATGYPEIAVSNALGGIAAQTVFLVAADLSYRQANLEHAAASATNMLSATLLLLLLAFPLVAATAPEWHLAAIHPVTPLAFLVYIGFQRMLARERDRPAWQPSQTAETVTDRPEARSDQGTLRFLWLRFGIAAATVASAGFVIAESGIALADRTGLSESLIGVVFTSLTTSAAELVTSIAAVRRGALTLAVSGIIGGNAFDALLVPMSDIAYREGSIYHAITRESMFLAAATLTMTIILLMGLLRREKSGIANIGFEGGLVLALYVGLVTILYFT; from the coding sequence ATGCCATCGCTGATCGAAAGCCTGCCGCTGCCATGGATCTTCATGCTGTTCGTGTTGAGCGGTGCCGTCATCGCCGTGATGGGCACCTGGCTGGCAGGCCTCGTCGATCAACTCGCCGACCGCACCCGCCTCGGTGAAGCGATCACCGGCGGAATCCTGCTCGGCGCGACGACCTCGCTCCCGGATATCATCGTGTCCGTCTCCGCAGCCGCCACGGGCTATCCCGAGATCGCCGTCAGCAACGCACTGGGTGGAATCGCCGCCCAGACGGTATTCCTCGTCGCCGCCGACCTGAGCTATCGCCAGGCCAATCTCGAGCATGCCGCGGCTTCCGCCACCAATATGCTGTCCGCCACCCTGCTGCTGCTGCTGCTCGCCTTCCCCCTGGTCGCCGCCACCGCGCCCGAGTGGCACCTGGCGGCGATCCATCCCGTGACGCCGCTCGCTTTTCTCGTCTATATCGGCTTTCAACGCATGCTCGCGAGAGAGCGGGACCGTCCCGCGTGGCAGCCTTCGCAGACTGCGGAGACGGTGACGGACCGGCCCGAAGCACGCAGCGACCAGGGTACTTTGCGCTTCCTGTGGCTGCGATTCGGCATCGCCGCGGCAACGGTTGCGAGTGCCGGGTTCGTGATCGCCGAAAGCGGCATCGCACTCGCCGACAGGACGGGACTCTCCGAAAGCCTAATCGGTGTCGTATTCACGAGCCTCACGACGTCCGCGGCGGAACTGGTGACCTCGATCGCGGCGGTCCGTCGCGGCGCGTTGACGCTGGCAGTCAGCGGCATCATCGGGGGCAACGCCTTCGATGCCCTGCTCGTGCCGATGAGCGATATCGCTTACCGCGAAGGTTCCATCTATCACGCCATCACGCGGGAATCGATGTTTCTCGCGGCCGCTACGCTGACCATGACGATCATCCTGTTGATGGGACTATTGCGCCGGGAGAAAAGCGGCATCGCCAATATCGGCTTCGAGGGCGGGCTCGTCCTGGCGTTGTATGTCGGCCTGGTGACGATCCTCTACTTCACGTGA
- a CDS encoding FAD-dependent oxidoreductase, translating into MKVERADLLVIGTGQGGVPLAADFAADGKRVVVFEREELGGSCVNWGCTPSKAFLGAAHAAGRARLSASLGVDCTVEVHFDKVMERVREVRDRWNTGVEDKLSDAGVEVVRGEAAFRKDGTVEANGQAYGAPVTVIDTGSRPTVPPIDGLADGPYLTDHDIWDLDTLPQRLAVIGGGYVGLELGQAFARLGSKVTLFEQAERILASESPDVADVLREALERDGVEILENTALESARHDGDTWRLESGSRTHEADAVLVAAGRTPNTEALNVAGTGIELDDAGFVKVDPHFKATRGVYAIGEAARQPAFTHVAWEDYRRLKTILGEGVRRRDDRILGYAVFTDPQVGRAGLSQQQAEARGYPVGVAEMAVADMARAVEWGHSLGFYRLVFNTESGRLLGAELVGQEAAEIVHVLLDLIEQGGTAEQLASWQHIHPTYAENLPTLARQVEPSSRA; encoded by the coding sequence ATGAAAGTCGAAAGAGCTGACTTGCTGGTCATAGGAACCGGCCAGGGCGGCGTGCCGCTGGCTGCCGATTTCGCGGCGGATGGCAAGCGCGTCGTGGTTTTCGAACGCGAAGAGCTGGGAGGCAGCTGCGTCAACTGGGGCTGCACGCCGTCGAAGGCCTTCCTGGGTGCCGCGCATGCTGCGGGCCGCGCCCGGCTCAGCGCCTCGCTCGGCGTCGATTGCACGGTCGAAGTCCACTTCGACAAGGTCATGGAGCGTGTCCGTGAGGTGCGTGACCGCTGGAATACCGGAGTGGAGGACAAACTGTCGGATGCCGGGGTGGAGGTCGTACGGGGCGAAGCCGCCTTTCGCAAGGACGGCACCGTGGAGGCGAACGGACAAGCCTACGGCGCGCCCGTCACGGTCATCGATACGGGCAGCAGGCCAACCGTGCCGCCGATCGACGGCCTCGCAGACGGTCCTTACCTGACGGACCACGACATCTGGGACCTCGATACCCTGCCGCAGCGCCTCGCCGTCATCGGCGGCGGCTACGTGGGTCTGGAGCTCGGGCAGGCGTTCGCGCGCCTGGGCAGCAAGGTCACCCTGTTCGAGCAAGCGGAGCGAATCCTCGCGTCGGAGTCGCCGGACGTAGCCGACGTATTGCGTGAGGCTCTCGAGCGCGATGGTGTCGAGATTCTCGAGAATACCGCCCTCGAGAGCGCCCGTCATGATGGTGATACGTGGCGCCTGGAGTCAGGGAGCCGGACCCATGAAGCCGACGCGGTGCTCGTCGCGGCGGGACGCACACCGAACACGGAAGCGTTGAATGTCGCCGGCACGGGCATCGAACTCGATGACGCCGGCTTCGTGAAAGTCGATCCGCATTTCAAGGCGACCAGAGGCGTCTATGCCATCGGCGAAGCCGCGAGACAGCCGGCTTTCACGCATGTCGCCTGGGAGGATTACCGGCGGCTCAAGACGATCCTCGGGGAAGGGGTCAGGCGGCGCGACGACCGCATCCTCGGCTACGCGGTCTTCACGGACCCGCAGGTCGGGCGGGCCGGGCTCAGCCAGCAACAGGCCGAAGCTCGAGGCTACCCGGTCGGGGTGGCGGAAATGGCAGTGGCCGACATGGCGCGGGCGGTGGAATGGGGTCACTCGCTGGGGTTCTACCGCCTGGTGTTCAACACCGAGAGCGGCCGGCTGCTGGGCGCCGAACTCGTCGGCCAGGAAGCGGCGGAGATCGTCCACGTGCTGCTCGATCTGATCGAACAAGGCGGGACCGCCGAACAACTCGCCAGCTGGCAACACATCCATCCCACCTACGCGGAGAACCTGCCGACACTGGCGCGCCAGGTCGAGCCGTCCTCAAGGGCCTGA
- the ppsA gene encoding phosphoenolpyruvate synthase — protein sequence MTKHELVLALGAVDNRDTDRVGGKNASLGEMLQKLGDAGIRVPAGFATTAAAYRAFLDHNDLKQRIDEKLKSLKAGDVSLDHAGRSIRQMISRGEFPESVAEAIGRAYDELAAEHDENSPAVAVRSSATAEDLPEASFAGQQDTFLNIQGKKALLKACRRCFASLFNDRAIAYREKHGFDHMDLALSVGVQLMVRADTGGAGVMFSIDTETGCPDIVLIDAAWGLGESVVGGLVDPDEYMVFKPLLDKDDCVPIIQKTLGRKQRKIVYNKSGRKPTRNTTTSEKERQTFVLDDEEVCRLARWAVIIEQHYGCPMDIEWAKDGKTGELLIVQARPETVKSQQKAALLKTYTVHDKGGTVVSGLSIGDGAAAGKARVLKDKVPRDEFPEGGVLVTDMTDPDWVPIMRRASAIVTDRGGRTSHAAIVSRELGVPAIVGTGDATREINDGDEITVSCAEGDQGFVYAGQARIESQDIDLDEIPETRTRVMLILANPSAALRWWPLPADGIGLARMEFIINNAIKIHPLALACWDDVEDARERKRIEKLTAGWADKTEFFIDHLARGISRIAASQYPHPAIVRMSDFKTNEYAQLIGGRLFETDEPNPMIGWRGASRYYSDDFAPAFALECRAIARARETIGLSNIRLMIPFCRTPEEGERVLEIMAEHGLEQGRDGLEILVMCEVPSNVVLADRFAEHFDGFSIGSNDLTQLVLGIDRDSDRLSGLFDERNEAVRRMIRDVIRVAHAHDRPVGLCGQAPSDHPEFARFLVAAGIDSISVNPDSFFSVKKAIQEAERDDD from the coding sequence ATGACGAAACATGAACTCGTGCTGGCGCTGGGCGCCGTGGACAACCGCGATACGGATCGCGTCGGTGGCAAGAACGCCTCACTGGGCGAAATGCTGCAAAAACTCGGCGACGCAGGTATCCGCGTTCCCGCAGGCTTCGCCACCACCGCAGCCGCCTACCGGGCTTTCCTGGATCACAACGATCTCAAGCAACGAATAGACGAGAAATTGAAAAGTCTCAAGGCGGGAGACGTTTCGCTCGACCATGCCGGTCGCTCGATTCGCCAGATGATCAGTCGCGGCGAGTTCCCGGAGTCGGTGGCCGAAGCGATCGGTCGTGCCTACGACGAGCTGGCCGCTGAACACGACGAGAACAGTCCCGCGGTCGCCGTGCGCAGCAGTGCAACCGCCGAGGATCTTCCGGAAGCGAGCTTCGCGGGCCAGCAGGACACGTTCCTCAACATCCAGGGCAAGAAAGCCTTGCTCAAGGCCTGCCGTCGTTGTTTCGCCTCCCTGTTCAATGACCGTGCCATCGCCTATCGCGAGAAACACGGTTTCGATCACATGGATCTTGCCTTGTCGGTCGGCGTGCAACTGATGGTGCGCGCCGACACCGGCGGCGCGGGCGTCATGTTCTCGATCGATACGGAAACGGGATGCCCCGACATCGTTCTCATCGATGCTGCCTGGGGACTGGGAGAAAGCGTCGTCGGCGGACTCGTCGATCCGGACGAGTACATGGTTTTCAAGCCCTTGCTCGACAAGGACGACTGCGTGCCGATCATCCAGAAGACGCTCGGCCGCAAGCAGCGCAAGATCGTCTACAACAAGAGTGGCCGCAAGCCCACGCGCAACACGACAACCTCCGAAAAGGAACGGCAAACCTTCGTCCTCGACGACGAAGAAGTCTGCCGCCTCGCGCGCTGGGCGGTGATCATCGAGCAGCACTACGGCTGCCCGATGGATATCGAGTGGGCGAAGGACGGCAAGACGGGCGAGCTGCTGATCGTCCAGGCGCGTCCGGAGACGGTCAAATCGCAACAGAAGGCCGCCCTCCTCAAGACCTACACGGTGCATGACAAGGGCGGGACGGTGGTCAGCGGCCTGAGCATCGGCGACGGGGCGGCGGCCGGCAAGGCGCGAGTGCTGAAGGACAAGGTCCCGCGGGACGAGTTTCCGGAAGGTGGCGTGTTAGTCACGGATATGACCGATCCGGACTGGGTCCCGATCATGCGTCGCGCGAGCGCCATCGTGACCGATCGTGGCGGCCGTACCTCGCATGCGGCGATCGTAAGTCGCGAACTCGGCGTGCCTGCCATCGTCGGCACGGGAGACGCGACGCGCGAAATCAACGACGGCGACGAGATCACCGTGTCATGCGCCGAGGGGGACCAGGGTTTCGTCTACGCAGGCCAGGCCCGGATCGAGTCGCAAGACATCGATCTCGACGAGATACCTGAAACGCGCACCAGGGTGATGCTGATCCTGGCGAACCCGTCGGCCGCCCTGCGCTGGTGGCCCCTGCCTGCCGACGGCATCGGCCTCGCTCGCATGGAATTCATCATCAACAACGCCATCAAGATCCATCCCCTGGCGCTGGCCTGCTGGGACGATGTGGAGGATGCCAGGGAACGCAAGCGTATCGAGAAACTCACCGCAGGGTGGGCGGACAAGACTGAGTTTTTTATCGATCACCTGGCACGGGGTATCAGCCGCATTGCCGCGAGCCAGTATCCGCATCCCGCCATCGTGCGTATGAGCGACTTCAAGACGAACGAGTATGCCCAGCTGATCGGCGGCAGGCTGTTCGAAACCGACGAACCCAACCCGATGATCGGCTGGCGGGGTGCGAGCCGCTATTACAGCGACGACTTCGCACCTGCGTTCGCCCTGGAATGCCGGGCCATCGCGCGCGCCAGGGAGACCATCGGGCTGAGCAACATCCGCCTCATGATCCCGTTCTGCCGGACACCGGAGGAAGGCGAGCGAGTGCTGGAGATCATGGCGGAACACGGCCTCGAACAGGGTCGGGACGGCCTCGAGATCCTGGTCATGTGCGAGGTGCCGTCCAACGTCGTCCTCGCGGACCGTTTCGCGGAACACTTCGACGGGTTTTCCATCGGCAGCAACGACCTCACGCAGCTCGTCCTCGGGATCGACCGTGACTCGGATCGCCTGTCCGGGCTTTTCGATGAGCGTAACGAGGCGGTCCGGCGCATGATCCGCGACGTGATTCGGGTCGCCCACGCACACGACCGCCCCGTGGGGCTGTGCGGCCAGGCTCCGAGCGATCACCCCGAGTTCGCACGATTCCTGGTGGCGGCCGGAATCGACTCCATCTCCGTCAATCCGGACAGCTTTTTTTCGGTCAAGAAGGCGATTCAAGAGGCCGAACGCGACGACGACTGA
- a CDS encoding Crp/Fnr family transcriptional regulator — protein MAVSSAAFRELEAFHQRGRPTGLAPGRQAATDEFGSIRRFAVDGMLFREGAEAASLFAIREGLVKLVRHLPNGRARIVGLHGPGAVLGSPANDAAPAVNPHSAIALGDVVAVSWQAGSLQRLRRERPGSYIELLESLFGQVQQADFWITEFSTGCIRSRVARLILFLARLRGAATTEDVELLTCQDMGDILGVTPESVSRVVASLKRMGTLEADAGPGHGQLRCDLAALRRIAAD, from the coding sequence ATGGCCGTCAGTTCCGCAGCATTTCGCGAGCTCGAGGCATTTCACCAGCGCGGCCGTCCCACCGGTCTGGCACCGGGCCGGCAGGCCGCCACCGACGAATTCGGCTCGATCCGGCGTTTTGCCGTGGACGGCATGCTGTTTCGCGAGGGCGCCGAGGCCGCTAGCCTGTTTGCGATACGCGAGGGACTCGTGAAGCTGGTCAGGCATCTCCCCAATGGTCGAGCCCGGATCGTCGGCCTGCACGGGCCTGGAGCGGTGCTCGGCTCGCCGGCCAATGATGCCGCCCCGGCCGTCAATCCGCACAGCGCGATCGCGCTGGGCGACGTGGTCGCCGTCTCGTGGCAGGCGGGCTCATTGCAGCGGCTCCGCCGTGAGCGGCCCGGGAGCTACATCGAACTGCTCGAGAGCCTTTTCGGACAGGTGCAGCAGGCCGACTTCTGGATCACGGAGTTCTCCACCGGGTGCATTCGCAGTCGCGTGGCCCGGCTGATCCTGTTCCTGGCCCGCTTGCGCGGCGCCGCAACGACGGAAGACGTCGAGCTGCTGACCTGCCAGGACATGGGCGACATCCTGGGTGTGACCCCGGAGAGCGTCAGCCGGGTGGTTGCGTCCCTGAAACGCATGGGTACCCTCGAAGCCGACGCCGGCCCAGGCCATGGCCAGCTGCGCTGCGACCTCGCGGCACTGCGGCGGATCGCCGCCGACTGA
- a CDS encoding glycoside hydrolase family 65 protein encodes MSSWELVYTEYHPDRERLREALCTTGNGYFATRGAAPEARSDDHHYPGTYMAGCFNRLATEIAGRTVVNESMVNLPNWLPLELQLGEDAWLDLSQLEILDYRQALDMHRGLLRREVVLRDAAGRETRIEQWRCVHMRKLHLAMLHTRVVLQNWSGPVRLRSALDGRVANTGVSRYSDLNSRHLRHLDRRVVDPECVTLEVETNDSEIRIVQAARTRLYRGEAQVECAPLIEEQEDYISQTWNLELERNEPLQVEKIVALYTSRDDAIYRPGTEAEKAVRDAPRASVLSADHVQTWEQLWRRFSFELEHAPHGEDGGRMDDERTLRILRLHVFHLLQTCSPAAMDLDMSVPARGLHGEAYRGHVFWDELFIFPLLNLRMPAITRALLQYRYRRLDEARRAAREAGYRGAMYPWQSGSNGREESQKLHLNPESGRWIPDNSRRQRHVNSAIAFNIWQYYEVTEDKEFMAFIGAEMILEIARFWSSIAAYDGARARYVIKGVMGPDEYHDAYADSQSGGLDNNAYTNVMAVWVLHRALQLQTLLGTQRWDELCELLSLDAEELSRWRDISKKMFVPFHDDGIISQFEGYAELEEFDWAGYRRRYDDIQRLDRILEAEDDTPNRYKVSKQADVLMLFYLLSAEELQELFADLGYRFDPDTIPKNIDYYLQRTSHGSTLSRVVHSWVLSRSAREGAWELFCDALRSDIDDIQGGTTSEGIHAGAMAGTVDLVQRCFTGIETRDDILWLNPCLPEPLHRLGLQVHYRGQVLDLEMTSRRLRIKSQECVALPIRIGFRGETIQFSPGDCRELELESPCGRRRNA; translated from the coding sequence TTGAGCAGCTGGGAACTCGTCTACACGGAATATCACCCTGATCGGGAACGACTGCGTGAAGCCCTTTGCACTACCGGCAACGGGTACTTCGCCACCCGCGGCGCAGCACCCGAGGCCCGCAGTGATGATCACCACTACCCGGGCACCTACATGGCCGGTTGCTTCAACCGCCTGGCGACCGAAATCGCCGGCCGGACCGTCGTGAACGAGTCGATGGTCAACCTGCCCAACTGGCTGCCGCTGGAACTGCAGCTCGGCGAGGATGCGTGGCTCGACCTGTCGCAACTCGAAATCCTGGATTATCGCCAGGCGCTCGATATGCATCGTGGCCTGTTGCGCCGGGAAGTCGTCCTGCGCGACGCGGCCGGGCGCGAAACACGGATCGAGCAGTGGCGGTGCGTGCACATGCGAAAGCTGCACCTGGCCATGCTCCATACCCGGGTCGTCCTGCAGAACTGGTCGGGCCCCGTGCGCTTGCGCAGCGCCCTCGACGGCCGGGTCGCCAACACGGGCGTGTCACGCTACAGCGACCTGAACAGCCGGCATCTCCGTCATCTCGATCGCCGCGTGGTGGACCCGGAGTGCGTCACGCTGGAGGTCGAGACGAACGATTCGGAGATCCGCATAGTGCAGGCGGCGCGCACGCGCCTGTATCGCGGGGAGGCCCAGGTCGAATGTGCGCCGCTCATCGAGGAGCAAGAAGACTACATCTCGCAGACCTGGAACCTGGAACTGGAACGCAACGAGCCGCTGCAGGTCGAGAAGATCGTCGCGCTCTACACATCCCGCGACGATGCGATCTATCGGCCCGGGACCGAGGCGGAAAAGGCCGTCCGTGACGCGCCTCGTGCCTCGGTCCTGTCTGCGGATCACGTCCAGACCTGGGAGCAACTCTGGCGACGGTTCTCCTTCGAACTCGAACACGCGCCCCACGGAGAGGACGGGGGACGGATGGACGATGAGCGCACCTTGCGCATCCTGCGGCTGCATGTATTCCATCTCCTGCAGACCTGCTCTCCGGCGGCCATGGACCTCGACATGAGCGTCCCGGCTCGCGGCCTGCATGGGGAAGCCTATCGGGGCCATGTTTTCTGGGACGAACTGTTCATTTTTCCCCTGCTGAACCTGCGCATGCCTGCCATCACGCGGGCCCTGCTGCAGTATCGCTACCGACGCCTCGACGAAGCGCGCCGGGCGGCGCGCGAAGCGGGCTATCGCGGCGCGATGTATCCGTGGCAGAGCGGCAGCAACGGCCGGGAGGAAAGCCAGAAACTGCATCTCAACCCCGAGTCGGGCCGCTGGATCCCGGATAACAGCCGGCGCCAGCGCCATGTCAATTCCGCCATCGCCTTCAACATCTGGCAATACTACGAAGTGACTGAAGACAAGGAGTTCATGGCCTTCATCGGGGCGGAAATGATCCTTGAGATCGCACGGTTCTGGAGCAGCATCGCCGCATACGACGGGGCCCGTGCACGCTACGTCATCAAGGGCGTCATGGGGCCGGACGAGTACCACGATGCCTACGCCGACAGCCAGTCCGGCGGGCTGGACAACAATGCCTACACCAACGTGATGGCGGTGTGGGTGCTGCACCGCGCACTGCAGTTGCAAACCCTGCTGGGGACCCAGCGCTGGGACGAACTGTGTGAACTGCTTTCCCTCGATGCCGAGGAGCTGTCGCGATGGCGCGACATCAGCAAGAAGATGTTCGTCCCTTTCCACGACGACGGCATCATCAGCCAGTTCGAGGGCTACGCCGAACTGGAGGAGTTCGACTGGGCCGGTTACCGGCGTCGCTACGATGACATCCAGCGGCTGGACCGGATTCTCGAGGCCGAGGACGATACGCCGAACCGCTACAAGGTCTCTAAGCAGGCCGATGTGCTGATGCTTTTTTATCTGCTGTCGGCAGAAGAACTGCAGGAACTCTTCGCCGACCTCGGCTACCGCTTCGATCCCGATACCATCCCGAAAAACATCGATTATTACCTGCAGCGGACCTCTCACGGCTCGACACTCAGCCGCGTGGTCCATTCCTGGGTGTTGTCCCGATCGGCTCGCGAAGGCGCATGGGAACTGTTCTGCGACGCGCTGCGCAGCGACATCGACGACATCCAGGGCGGCACGACATCCGAAGGCATTCATGCCGGCGCGATGGCCGGCACCGTGGACCTCGTGCAACGGTGTTTCACGGGTATCGAGACCCGCGACGACATCTTGTGGCTGAACCCGTGCCTGCCGGAGCCGCTGCACCGTCTCGGGCTGCAGGTTCACTACCGCGGGCAGGTGCTGGACCTGGAAATGACCTCGCGGCGACTGCGTATCAAGTCGCAGGAATGCGTGGCCCTGCCGATCCGGATCGGCTTCCGCGGCGAGACGATCCAGTTCTCGCCCGGCGATTGCCGCGAACTCGAACTGGAATCACCTTGTGGACGACGGAGGAACGCATGA